The following DNA comes from Ornithinimicrobium avium.
GTGGTTCAATGCGGAGTTGGAGGCAGAGCGGCGGGTTCCCGGCCAGCGGTCGTGACTTTCAAGTAGCGCCCGATGCTGTCACGATTCCCCTGTGAAAAAATTCGGCCTGCTGCCGCGCATCGTCGTCGCCATCGTCCTGGGGATCGTGGTGGGGCTGTGGAGCCCGGACTGGTTCGTCCGGATCTTCGAGACGTTCAACGGGATCTTCAGCAGCTTCCTGACGTTCATCATCCCGCTGATCATCGTCGGGCTCATCACGCCGGCGATCTCCGAGCTGGGCAAGGGCGCGGGCAAGTGGCTGGGCATCACCGCCGCGATCGCCTACGGGTCCACGCTGTTCGCCGGGTTCCTGGCGCTGGCGGTGTCCATGACGGTCTTCCCGCGCATGCTGCAGCCGGGCTCCTTCACCGAGGTCGTCAACCCGGCGGAGGCCCTGCTGGGCCCCTACTTCACCGTCGAGATGCCGCCGGTCTTCGGCGTGATGACCGCCCTGGTCATCTCCTTCGTGCTCGGCGTCGGCATGACCCTGCTGCAGACCGACACCATGCACAAGGGGTTCGTCGAGCTGCGCTCCATCATCGAGATCGTCATCTCCGCGATCATCATCCCGCTGCTGCCGCTCTACATCTTCGGCATCTTCGCCAACATGGCCGCGGCCGGCCAGGTGTGGGACGTCGTGACCACCTTCGCCAGCGTCATCGTCCTCGTGCTCTCGCTGACCGTGGTGCTGCTGCTCATCCAGTACTTCGTCGCCGGCGCGATCGCGAAGAAGAACCCGCTGACCTCGCTGCGGACGATGATGCCCGCCTACGCCACGGCGCTGGGCACCTCCTCCTCGGCGGCCACCATCCCGGTCACCCTGCGCCAGGCGGTGAAGATGGGCGTCAGCCGGCCCGTCGCCTCGTTCGTGGTGCCGCTGTGCGCGACGATCCACCTGGCCGGCTCGACGACCAAGATCGTCTCCTTCTCGCTGGCGGTGATGTTCCTCGCCGACGTCCCGGTCAACATCCCGGTCTTCATCGGCTTCATCTTCATGCTCGGCATCACGATGGTCGCGGCGCCCGGCGTGCCCGGCGGTGCGATCTTCGCCGCCTCCGGCCTGCTCACCTCGATGCTCGGGTTCACCGAGCCGCAGGTCGGCCTGATGATCGCGACCTACATCGCGATCGACTCCTTCGGCACGGCCACCAACATCACCGGTGACGGCGCCATCGCCATGGTCGTGGACACGCTCAGCGGCGACGACCTGGAGCGCGACCTGCTCGTGGAGGACGAGGAGGGCCGGCTCATCGCCGTCCCGGACGAGGGCGAGCCCTACCTGCAGGACAAGGACTGACCGGCCGGTCTGCGCACGTCCGTCCGCCGGGCACGGCAGAGTAGGGGGCATGCGCGAACGGCGAGCGGCACCCCAGAGCCCCGAGGACGCGGTGCGGGCGTATGCCGCCGCGCGCCCGCAGGTGGAGGCGGCCACCCAGGGGTATGTCGAGCTCGTCACCACGCTGCTGGACGAGGCCGGCATCGACTACCTGACGGTGACCGGCCGGACCAAGAGCGTCGAGTCGTTCGCGGGCAAGGCCTCGCGCACCGTCGACGGCAGGCCGGTCTTCTCCGACCCGCTCACCCAGATCACCGACCAGGTCGGGCTGCGGGTGGTCACCTACGTGCTGGCCGACGTGGACGCCGTCGCGGACCTGCTCGCCGCCCAGCTGCACGTCATCGACGACCGCGACATGGGCCTGGAGACCGCGCAGGCGGGCGGGTTCGGCTACCAGAGCCGGCACGTGCTCCTCGAGCTCGACGCGGAGCGCACCGGGCGGCAGGAGTGGTCGGCGCTCGCCGGCCGGACCGCGTCGGTGCAGGTCCGCACGGTGCTGCAGCACGCCTGGGCCGAGTTCGAGCACGACACCCGCTACAAGGGGACGATCCCCGAGGAGTACGCCCCTGACCTGGACCGGCGCTTCACCTTGGCCGCGGGGCTGCTGGAGCTGGCCGACCGGGAGTTCGTCACGATCCGGGACCGGCTGCGGCAGAGCGCGCCGGGGCAGGCGGACGAGGCCGACGAGGACCCCAGGATCAGTGCGCGGGACCTGGCCGCCTTCCTCGCCGGACGCTTCCCCGACGCCGGCTGGTCGCGCACCGAGCACTACGGGTGGACCTCGGCGCTGCTGCTCGAGCTGGGCATCACCTCGCTGGCCGAGCTCGGCGAGGCACTCTCGACTCAGGACACCACCGCACTCAACGCCCGGATGGACTACCGCTACCCGCCCGGCGCGGTGCGGCGCCTCGACGACGCGCTCCTGGCGCTCTACGGCGAGCGGTATGTCGCGCTCACCGGCAACGCGCACCGGCTCGCCCTGCTGACTGCTCGGCTGGAGCGGATGCGGCAGGAGTGAACGCGGTCGGAGAGCCTGGGAAGGAGGGTCGGCCGGAGCAGACCCCTTGCGCATCGACCCCCTGCGCGCGGCTGATGTCGCGGATCGTCGACGACGCACGGGTCGTTCGGTACGGTTGCTCGGCACGGTCGCTCCGCGCGGGTTGTCGCAAGCAGCGTCCGACGACTCCGTCGACGATCGGCGACATCGCCAGCGAGGGGCGGGCGGTCTGTTCTTGTCCTCAGTTCCCCAAGGCTTGTTCTCCGGCTGGTCGCACCTCAGATCATCAGGAGCTAGGCGGGTTCGGTCCCCAGCTCGACGCAGGGTGGGTCCGGGGCGAAGAGATTAGGGTCCTCCTCCGGCCCGGGCCTCGGGACAGGATGGATGCTGGGGATGTGGGCCCACCCGAAGACCTCGCTCACCTCGC
Coding sequences within:
- a CDS encoding dicarboxylate/amino acid:cation symporter — protein: MKKFGLLPRIVVAIVLGIVVGLWSPDWFVRIFETFNGIFSSFLTFIIPLIIVGLITPAISELGKGAGKWLGITAAIAYGSTLFAGFLALAVSMTVFPRMLQPGSFTEVVNPAEALLGPYFTVEMPPVFGVMTALVISFVLGVGMTLLQTDTMHKGFVELRSIIEIVISAIIIPLLPLYIFGIFANMAAAGQVWDVVTTFASVIVLVLSLTVVLLLIQYFVAGAIAKKNPLTSLRTMMPAYATALGTSSSAATIPVTLRQAVKMGVSRPVASFVVPLCATIHLAGSTTKIVSFSLAVMFLADVPVNIPVFIGFIFMLGITMVAAPGVPGGAIFAASGLLTSMLGFTEPQVGLMIATYIAIDSFGTATNITGDGAIAMVVDTLSGDDLERDLLVEDEEGRLIAVPDEGEPYLQDKD
- a CDS encoding GTP pyrophosphokinase translates to MRERRAAPQSPEDAVRAYAAARPQVEAATQGYVELVTTLLDEAGIDYLTVTGRTKSVESFAGKASRTVDGRPVFSDPLTQITDQVGLRVVTYVLADVDAVADLLAAQLHVIDDRDMGLETAQAGGFGYQSRHVLLELDAERTGRQEWSALAGRTASVQVRTVLQHAWAEFEHDTRYKGTIPEEYAPDLDRRFTLAAGLLELADREFVTIRDRLRQSAPGQADEADEDPRISARDLAAFLAGRFPDAGWSRTEHYGWTSALLLELGITSLAELGEALSTQDTTALNARMDYRYPPGAVRRLDDALLALYGERYVALTGNAHRLALLTARLERMRQE